In Pedobacter sp. W3I1, one DNA window encodes the following:
- a CDS encoding paraquat-inducible protein A translates to MATTIHTPKNTLTKKKWLAPFALITTLSLLLIGEAYFGYRFHQLSYEQKRIKEDYSLSNNITFGIFSVDRWGEKISAVVDRRVKGFRLTTKQKTEMRKGIEQELHGLVNKAVSEVTKPQKTLGGKLKKLAFNSFVDVDELHAQVPSFAKTIVTKITSPASLNRLKNVAASKVDELEEQTYDSTDTTITTVEHNIYQKYHVAGATAYNSWVETKLAQIKQDTLQCALGMLACVAIALMLWLFLRKQVQLHVPLFVMSLLFAVVLLTVGVTSPIIEVDARIKTLELVLLGDKIAFTNQVLFFQSKSILGIIGTLIEQPKPDAVLVGILLLVFVVVLPLLRIVARGVHLACGHLFGSPKVLRFLAFDLGKWDMADVMVVGIAMTYIGLNGILKSQLSGLNIKNETLNTITANNSALQLGFFVFVAYVIYAKVLSFLLKRIDERNGPCE, encoded by the coding sequence ATGGCAACAACAATACATACCCCTAAAAATACCCTGACTAAAAAGAAATGGTTAGCACCTTTTGCGCTAATTACCACACTTAGCCTGCTTTTGATTGGAGAAGCCTATTTTGGTTACCGCTTCCATCAGCTTTCTTACGAACAGAAAAGGATTAAGGAAGATTACAGTTTATCCAACAATATTACTTTTGGCATTTTCTCGGTAGATAGGTGGGGAGAAAAGATTTCGGCTGTGGTAGATCGACGCGTAAAAGGCTTCAGGTTAACTACAAAACAGAAAACAGAGATGCGCAAAGGGATTGAGCAGGAGCTTCATGGATTGGTTAACAAAGCAGTTTCGGAAGTAACTAAGCCACAGAAAACCCTTGGTGGCAAACTTAAAAAACTAGCCTTTAATAGTTTTGTAGATGTTGATGAACTTCATGCACAAGTGCCATCATTTGCAAAAACGATCGTAACAAAGATCACCAGTCCGGCCAGTTTAAACCGGCTTAAAAATGTTGCTGCAAGTAAAGTAGACGAGTTGGAAGAGCAAACCTACGATAGTACCGATACCACCATTACCACTGTAGAACATAATATTTACCAAAAGTACCATGTTGCCGGAGCTACAGCTTACAATAGTTGGGTAGAAACTAAACTGGCGCAAATTAAACAAGATACTTTGCAATGTGCATTGGGCATGCTGGCTTGCGTAGCCATTGCATTAATGCTTTGGCTCTTTTTAAGAAAACAGGTGCAACTGCATGTTCCATTATTCGTCATGTCGTTGCTTTTTGCTGTTGTTTTGCTTACTGTAGGGGTTACTTCCCCAATTATCGAGGTTGATGCGCGTATCAAAACATTAGAGCTTGTATTATTGGGCGATAAAATTGCCTTTACCAATCAAGTTCTTTTTTTTCAGAGCAAAAGCATACTTGGAATTATAGGTACATTAATCGAACAGCCCAAACCCGATGCCGTACTCGTTGGTATTTTGTTGCTCGTATTTGTTGTGGTATTGCCGCTACTCCGTATCGTGGCAAGAGGTGTGCACCTAGCCTGCGGACATCTTTTCGGCAGCCCGAAAGTGCTGCGGTTTCTGGCATTCGATCTTGGTAAATGGGACATGGCTGATGTGATGGTAGTAGGCATAGCAATGACCTATATCGGCTTAAACGGAATATTGAAGAGCCAGCTCTCCGGGCTGAACATCAAAAATGAGACACTAAACACTATTACGGCCAATAATTCGGCACTGCAACTGGGCTTCTTTGTATTTGTAGCCTATGTGATTTACGCAAAGGTATTGTCCTTTTTACTTAAGCGGATTGATGAAAGGAACGGACCGTGTGAGTAA
- the pgk gene encoding phosphoglycerate kinase gives MNTIDQFDFKDKKALIRVDFNVPLDDEFKITDDKRIRAALPTISKILKDGGAVILMSHLGRPKDGPTDKYSLKHILSDLSVLIGVEVKFADDCIGESAVKQAADLKSGEVLLLENLRFYKEEEKGDVAFAEKLSKLGDVYVNDAFGTAHRAHASTSIIAQFFPDAKYFGYLMASEVENAEKILYHAERPFTAIMGGAKVSDKILLIEKLLDKVDNLIIGGGMAYTFAKAQGGEIGTSLLEADKQALSLELIEKAKAKGVNLILPVDTVIADKFANDADKKDVDSGKIPADWMGLDIGPKSVALFQDVIKNSKTLLWNGPMGVFEMESFQVGTKAVAEAVVAATKDNGAFSLIGGGDSAAAIAKFGMEDEVSYVSTGGGALLEYMEGKELPGVKAING, from the coding sequence ATGAATACAATTGACCAGTTTGACTTTAAAGATAAAAAAGCATTAATCAGGGTAGATTTTAATGTGCCTTTAGATGACGAATTTAAAATTACAGACGATAAAAGAATCAGGGCGGCTTTGCCAACCATTTCTAAAATCTTAAAAGATGGTGGTGCAGTTATTTTAATGTCTCACTTAGGTCGCCCGAAAGATGGCCCTACCGATAAATATTCTTTAAAACACATCTTATCTGATTTATCTGTGCTTATTGGTGTTGAAGTTAAATTTGCTGACGATTGTATTGGCGAAAGTGCAGTAAAACAGGCGGCTGATTTAAAATCAGGTGAGGTTTTATTGTTAGAAAACCTTCGTTTTTACAAAGAAGAAGAAAAAGGTGATGTTGCCTTTGCAGAGAAATTATCAAAATTAGGCGATGTTTATGTAAACGATGCTTTTGGTACTGCTCACCGTGCACATGCTTCAACTTCAATTATAGCCCAGTTTTTCCCGGATGCCAAATACTTTGGGTATTTAATGGCTTCAGAGGTAGAAAATGCAGAGAAAATTTTATACCATGCAGAAAGACCTTTTACTGCAATTATGGGTGGTGCTAAAGTATCTGATAAAATTCTTTTGATCGAGAAATTGCTAGATAAGGTAGATAACCTGATTATTGGTGGTGGTATGGCTTACACTTTTGCTAAAGCACAAGGTGGAGAAATCGGCACCTCGTTATTAGAGGCTGATAAACAAGCACTTTCGTTAGAACTGATCGAAAAAGCAAAAGCAAAAGGTGTAAACCTGATTTTACCTGTTGATACGGTAATTGCTGATAAATTTGCAAATGATGCCGATAAAAAAGATGTGGATTCTGGCAAGATCCCTGCTGATTGGATGGGATTAGATATCGGTCCAAAATCGGTAGCATTGTTCCAGGATGTGATCAAAAACTCTAAAACCTTGTTGTGGAACGGTCCGATGGGCGTTTTCGAAATGGAAAGCTTCCAGGTAGGTACCAAAGCTGTTGCAGAAGCAGTTGTGGCGGCTACGAAAGATAACGGTGCATTCTCCTTAATTGGTGGTGGCGATTCGGCTGCAGCAATTGCAAAATTCGGTATGGAAGATGAAGTAAGTTATGTTTCTACTGGTGGTGGTGCTTTACTCGAATATATGGAAGGTAAAGAATTACCAGGTGTTAAAGCCATTAATGGATAA
- a CDS encoding paraquat-inducible protein A: protein METQKTHLTDRKSFLPKFLLILSLAALLLAEGYFGLRLHQLSDQQERIKEDYSDINNITYGLFSVQQWKDNVSRIVHHQVRNLKMTKKQKKILQTEVQNVLLALIDKAEALVNKPKKTISGKIQKFAIRNFVNSDSIRAQVPAFAKKIIAEVDNPKNKRQLSKMAMGEFNELANEEKLDSAFVSNGASIRAMYKKYHVSSTDALNKNLVQTLSNIRGKTYGYSFGMLACVVVVLGFWWGLRKRSDLHVTLFVMSLLFAFILLAVGLTASMIEVDARIRSLDFVLLGEHVVFKDQVLFFQSKSIMDVVKVLISQPGIDSILVGVLILVFSILFPVVKLSSTGIHLLGNKKLAENKVIKYFAFQSGKWSMADVIVIAILMAYIGLNGLLEGQLQALNIKNDSLTILTTNNTALQPGYIIFISFVLYGLILSTILKFITPHDAH, encoded by the coding sequence TTGGAAACACAAAAAACACATCTTACAGACCGGAAGTCTTTTCTTCCCAAATTCTTGCTGATCCTCTCGCTCGCTGCACTGCTTCTTGCAGAAGGATATTTTGGTCTCAGGCTGCATCAACTTTCCGATCAGCAGGAGCGCATAAAAGAAGATTATTCCGATATCAATAACATTACCTACGGACTGTTTTCTGTGCAGCAATGGAAAGATAATGTTTCAAGGATTGTACACCATCAGGTCCGCAACCTGAAAATGACCAAAAAGCAAAAGAAGATATTGCAAACAGAAGTACAGAACGTGTTGCTTGCACTTATAGATAAAGCCGAAGCCCTGGTTAACAAACCCAAAAAAACAATCAGTGGTAAGATTCAAAAATTTGCAATACGCAATTTTGTAAACTCCGATAGCATCAGGGCGCAGGTACCGGCTTTTGCCAAAAAAATTATTGCAGAGGTAGATAATCCCAAAAACAAGCGCCAACTGAGCAAAATGGCCATGGGCGAGTTTAACGAACTGGCCAATGAAGAAAAGCTCGATAGTGCATTTGTTTCTAATGGTGCTTCTATAAGGGCTATGTATAAAAAGTATCATGTATCTTCAACCGATGCACTGAATAAAAACCTGGTTCAAACGTTATCAAATATTCGTGGTAAAACTTATGGTTATTCATTTGGCATGCTCGCTTGCGTGGTTGTTGTATTGGGTTTTTGGTGGGGGCTCCGCAAACGCAGCGACCTGCATGTAACACTCTTTGTAATGTCGTTGCTCTTTGCATTTATCCTCCTGGCTGTTGGCCTTACCGCATCAATGATAGAGGTAGATGCCCGTATCCGTTCGCTCGATTTTGTATTGCTTGGCGAGCATGTGGTTTTTAAAGATCAGGTGCTGTTTTTTCAGAGCAAAAGTATAATGGATGTGGTAAAAGTACTCATCAGCCAGCCTGGAATCGATTCTATCCTGGTCGGCGTGTTGATATTAGTGTTTAGCATCCTTTTTCCGGTAGTAAAGCTGAGTTCGACAGGCATACACCTCCTGGGCAATAAAAAGCTGGCCGAAAATAAAGTAATTAAATACTTCGCTTTCCAGTCGGGTAAGTGGAGTATGGCCGATGTAATTGTAATTGCCATCCTCATGGCTTACATCGGGCTAAATGGCTTGCTCGAAGGGCAGCTTCAGGCACTCAACATCAAAAACGATTCGCTAACCATTCTAACAACCAATAATACAGCATTGCAGCCCGGATATATCATATTCATCAGCTTTGTGTTATATGGCCTCATTCTCTCAACGATATTGAAGTTCATCACACCGCACGATGCCCATTAA
- a CDS encoding SusC/RagA family TonB-linked outer membrane protein yields the protein MRKIFSAINALEIKFPSATRGLRNLTLVAVAGLGLQNAAKGEDIVRNKKIIPIPFAMVNHSNGISERLSKTINGLVTDETGLPLPGATVSAKGTNAKTVTGSDGKFVLNVPDNATTLVVSYIGMNSQEVNISNLTNVTIKLLPSGNANLTEVVVTALGVKREKRALTFAAQQLAGPELTKAGSPNFMEAISGKAAGVDVGISNSGVGGSTKTVLRGSKSITGNSEALFVIDGVPVVNNKGGQPGSYGGTDGGDGLSALNQDDFESVTILRGANGAILYGSQGANGVILINTKRGQNGKIAIALNSTLNFSQAATLPEFQYNYGAIAGSDYSWSKTKGDYQNNYIKDFFQTGVNTINSVSVSGGNERTTTYFSYGNNNASGIVPTSTYNKHNVTLSQETKLFDDKLTLSGNVRFSYEKSMNRSGAGYYNNPLTGLYLFARERNFDDYKTNYQKFSDTRNLYVQNWYSTEEKQNNPYWELYNDPKLSTSKRVIATAKASYAFLPHFKFDVRGNIDYNDRLLDYRYAAGGNSVSVSSNGTWNYAKYNDQALYGDALLSYDNTFGKFSLNGVAGGSIQDYTFNDGMTFANGTTPLQYPNFFSFANLPYNLVINQTYSRVQKQGLFANASLGFKDMIYVDLSGRNDYASTLATTGNDSYFYYSAGLSAIISQMVSLPKEINFLKLRASTSQVGNEVPYNIVNPGNTIGGAGGPNGIGGITRNTQTPFATLVPEKIKSNEIGLEGRFLNDRLSLDFTYYKNTSTNQFLSLPAPSGSGYTFYYVNAGKVTNQGFELTLGGDPIKNENFKWNTSVNLSQNKNKIVELIADNPTYQVGSDSEGFNSIIKAGGSFNDLYIFKFARNASGQIILDDAGKPTKAATQEYVGNVNPNFITGWNNTFTYKNFSLSALVAAKFGGVAFSKTEAFLDSYGVSKRTGDARDAGSIPINAIKGTTPQTSIDPALYYSTIGDRNGIMEPYVFSRTNVRLAQVSLAYTIPVKGSAIKSASVSLIGRNLFFFYKKSPFDPEQAMSTSNSMQANDVFAVPGTRSYGLNLKLNF from the coding sequence ATGAGGAAAATTTTTTCCGCAATCAATGCCCTGGAGATCAAATTTCCTAGCGCAACCAGAGGCCTGCGGAACCTAACACTCGTAGCTGTTGCTGGCCTTGGCTTACAGAATGCGGCTAAGGGCGAAGACATTGTAAGAAACAAAAAGATCATTCCAATTCCATTCGCTATGGTAAACCATTCTAATGGCATCAGCGAGAGACTATCCAAGACGATTAATGGATTGGTAACTGACGAAACCGGGCTCCCCCTACCTGGCGCAACTGTATCAGCCAAAGGAACGAACGCTAAAACAGTTACCGGAAGTGATGGAAAGTTTGTATTAAACGTTCCCGATAATGCCACAACATTGGTGGTTTCTTATATCGGTATGAATTCTCAGGAGGTAAACATCAGCAACCTGACCAATGTGACCATAAAGTTGTTACCATCAGGTAATGCAAACCTAACAGAAGTAGTGGTTACCGCTTTGGGTGTAAAACGCGAAAAAAGGGCACTAACCTTTGCTGCGCAGCAACTCGCAGGCCCTGAATTAACCAAGGCCGGAAGTCCGAATTTCATGGAAGCTATAAGTGGCAAGGCTGCCGGTGTTGATGTGGGAATTAGTAATTCTGGCGTAGGGGGTTCAACAAAAACAGTACTAAGAGGTTCAAAATCAATTACAGGAAATAGCGAAGCACTTTTCGTAATTGATGGAGTACCTGTAGTAAACAACAAAGGCGGACAACCTGGCTCTTATGGAGGAACCGATGGTGGAGATGGCCTTTCTGCATTGAACCAGGATGACTTTGAGTCGGTTACAATTTTAAGGGGTGCGAACGGGGCCATTTTATATGGCAGCCAGGGTGCCAATGGTGTAATTTTAATCAACACCAAAAGAGGTCAGAACGGCAAAATCGCTATCGCTTTAAATTCTACCCTAAATTTTAGCCAGGCGGCAACATTACCCGAATTCCAGTATAATTATGGCGCAATAGCCGGTAGCGATTACAGCTGGTCTAAAACGAAAGGTGATTATCAAAACAACTATATAAAGGATTTTTTTCAGACGGGGGTAAACACCATTAATTCTGTATCAGTATCTGGAGGAAATGAGCGGACAACTACCTATTTTTCTTATGGAAACAATAACGCATCTGGTATTGTACCAACCAGTACGTACAACAAACATAATGTTACTTTAAGTCAGGAAACAAAATTATTTGATGATAAACTTACACTTAGTGGAAACGTAAGATTTTCTTACGAAAAATCAATGAATCGTTCTGGTGCAGGTTATTATAACAACCCGTTAACGGGGTTGTATTTATTTGCCAGGGAAAGAAATTTTGATGATTACAAAACCAATTATCAAAAGTTTAGCGACACAAGGAACCTGTATGTACAAAACTGGTATTCGACTGAAGAAAAACAGAACAACCCTTATTGGGAATTATATAACGATCCAAAACTGTCTACCAGCAAAAGGGTAATTGCTACGGCAAAAGCATCATACGCCTTTTTACCGCACTTTAAATTTGATGTACGTGGAAACATTGATTATAATGACAGATTATTGGACTATCGTTATGCCGCAGGCGGCAACTCGGTAAGCGTGAGTTCTAACGGCACATGGAATTACGCCAAGTACAATGACCAGGCCTTATACGGTGATGCACTTTTAAGCTATGACAATACTTTCGGCAAATTCAGTTTGAACGGTGTAGCAGGAGGAAGTATTCAGGACTATACATTTAACGACGGGATGACTTTTGCAAACGGCACCACACCGTTACAATACCCAAATTTTTTCAGTTTTGCTAACCTGCCTTATAACCTGGTCATCAACCAGACCTACAGCAGGGTACAGAAACAAGGCTTATTTGCCAATGCGTCTCTGGGGTTCAAAGATATGATTTATGTAGATCTATCAGGGCGTAACGATTACGCCTCTACCCTGGCAACTACCGGAAACGATTCTTACTTTTATTACTCGGCGGGACTTTCTGCTATTATCAGCCAAATGGTAAGCCTGCCCAAAGAAATCAATTTTTTAAAATTAAGGGCATCTACCTCGCAGGTTGGAAACGAGGTACCCTATAATATTGTAAACCCTGGCAACACTATCGGTGGTGCGGGTGGACCGAACGGCATAGGCGGAATTACCCGAAATACCCAGACACCTTTTGCAACACTCGTACCTGAAAAAATAAAGAGTAATGAAATTGGTTTGGAAGGCCGCTTTCTAAACGATAGATTAAGTCTCGATTTTACCTATTATAAAAATACAAGTACCAATCAATTCTTGTCCTTACCAGCCCCTTCTGGTTCTGGTTATACCTTTTACTATGTTAATGCGGGTAAAGTTACCAACCAGGGTTTTGAACTAACATTAGGTGGAGACCCTATAAAAAATGAAAATTTTAAGTGGAACACCTCCGTTAACCTATCGCAGAACAAAAACAAGATCGTAGAGTTGATTGCCGACAACCCCACTTATCAGGTAGGTAGCGATAGCGAAGGTTTTAATTCCATCATTAAAGCTGGCGGTTCTTTCAATGATTTATATATTTTCAAATTTGCACGCAATGCATCTGGTCAGATTATACTGGATGATGCAGGAAAACCAACCAAGGCCGCAACGCAAGAATATGTTGGAAATGTGAATCCAAATTTCATCACTGGCTGGAATAACACATTCACCTACAAAAATTTCAGTTTAAGCGCTTTGGTAGCGGCTAAGTTTGGCGGCGTTGCTTTCTCTAAAACCGAGGCTTTCCTTGATTCGTATGGTGTAAGCAAAAGAACTGGCGATGCACGAGATGCAGGAAGTATTCCTATTAATGCCATTAAGGGCACTACCCCTCAAACATCGATTGATCCCGCACTTTACTACTCAACAATTGGCGATAGAAATGGGATTATGGAGCCTTATGTATTTTCGCGGACCAATGTTCGTTTAGCGCAGGTATCACTCGCTTATACCATTCCCGTTAAAGGTTCGGCTATTAAATCGGCATCTGTTTCTTTAATCGGCCGTAACTTATTTTTCTTCTATAAAAAATCGCCTTTCGATCCGGAGCAAGCAATGAGTACAAGCAACAGCATGCAGGCTAACGACGTTTTTGCGGTACCGGGTACACGTTCTTACGGGCTAAATCTTAAGTTAAACTTCTAA
- a CDS encoding GNAT family N-acetyltransferase — protein sequence MVKFILPEEVLPLRSLVLRNGKPFEACVFEGDLAYDTFHLGFLKDGEIKSIATFMRNDFFPEEGEGYQLRGMATHPDAVGNGYGAALVMFAIEYLKEYKTDYLWCNARSTAAAFYKKIGFTTESPEFDIPGIGFHYEMKLNLNQK from the coding sequence ATGGTCAAATTTATTCTTCCGGAAGAAGTACTGCCTTTAAGAAGTCTGGTTTTACGCAATGGCAAACCATTCGAAGCATGCGTTTTTGAAGGCGATCTTGCCTACGATACCTTTCATCTGGGTTTTTTAAAAGACGGAGAAATAAAATCCATTGCTACTTTTATGCGGAATGATTTTTTCCCGGAAGAGGGAGAGGGTTATCAGCTTAGGGGGATGGCTACACATCCTGATGCCGTTGGTAATGGTTATGGTGCAGCATTGGTTATGTTTGCGATTGAATACTTAAAAGAATATAAAACCGATTATTTATGGTGTAATGCCCGCTCAACGGCGGCAGCTTTTTACAAGAAAATCGGCTTTACTACCGAATCGCCTGAGTTTGATATTCCAGGCATTGGTTTCCATTATGAAATGAAATTAAATTTAAATCAAAAATAA
- a CDS encoding SusD/RagB family nutrient-binding outer membrane lipoprotein, with amino-acid sequence MKKLCLMVLALILLNSCTKNFEEINTNPNQISDKMLEQDFNLVGSSFSGMLFNLMGHQIEEDLCYDNWMGYMGTPTPFVANVNNTTYYLRWIDAYWNRIYGSVMSPSKQVIELAVEKKLPLFGDWAKLVRILAISKLTAIYGPVIYSNYGTSGLGSIKYDKESDLYNNLFTQLDQIEANFKANTSYLGFTKFDPSYKGDIASWLKLLNSVRLRLAMRLVKVSPAIAKTQGEKALADPAGLITTNAENFLISLNGEVMPVSMISFDWNDTRMGATMESFLVGLKDGRITKYFAEVSDATLAADHPTYKYKGIRGGAYINAKDDRVPYSTVSTDFKSAQNRRGFTASEIAFLKAEAALRGWANAGDAKTNYENGVRLSFADWGAAGVDAYLADATSKPINYVDPKDSRNNFTPLSTITVAWNAGDTNELKLEKIITQKYLATFTNTLEAWVDFRRTGYPKIPHVAKNDSSPDWGVITADQWIKRLVFVPAERTGNTAAVAEASTFLSSGKDDIASRLWWDTANANNF; translated from the coding sequence ATGAAAAAATTATGTTTAATGGTGCTTGCTTTGATCTTACTCAACTCCTGCACCAAGAATTTCGAAGAGATAAATACAAATCCGAATCAGATATCTGACAAAATGTTAGAGCAGGATTTTAACCTGGTTGGATCTTCCTTCTCGGGTATGTTATTTAACCTGATGGGACACCAGATTGAAGAAGATCTATGTTATGATAACTGGATGGGATATATGGGTACACCGACCCCTTTTGTAGCGAATGTGAATAATACAACCTATTACCTGCGTTGGATAGACGCCTACTGGAACCGTATATACGGCAGTGTAATGTCTCCATCAAAACAGGTAATAGAGCTTGCCGTAGAAAAAAAGTTGCCTTTATTTGGCGATTGGGCGAAATTAGTCAGGATATTGGCAATATCTAAATTAACAGCCATTTATGGTCCTGTAATTTATTCGAACTATGGCACTTCGGGCTTAGGTTCTATTAAATACGACAAAGAGTCTGATCTATATAACAACCTGTTTACCCAGTTAGATCAGATTGAAGCCAATTTTAAAGCCAATACATCGTACCTGGGTTTTACCAAATTCGATCCCAGCTATAAAGGCGACATCGCTTCATGGTTAAAATTACTTAATTCAGTACGCCTGCGTTTGGCCATGCGTTTGGTTAAGGTTAGTCCTGCAATTGCTAAAACACAAGGAGAAAAAGCCCTGGCCGATCCGGCTGGGTTAATTACTACCAATGCTGAGAATTTTCTGATTTCGTTAAATGGAGAGGTAATGCCTGTTTCGATGATTAGTTTTGATTGGAACGATACCCGTATGGGCGCAACAATGGAATCTTTTTTGGTAGGGTTAAAAGATGGGCGCATAACCAAATATTTTGCCGAAGTGAGTGATGCGACTTTAGCTGCAGATCATCCTACATACAAATATAAAGGTATCCGTGGTGGGGCTTATATCAATGCCAAAGATGACAGGGTTCCCTACTCTACCGTGAGCACAGATTTCAAATCTGCTCAAAACAGAAGAGGATTCACGGCCTCAGAAATTGCCTTTTTAAAAGCCGAAGCAGCTTTAAGAGGTTGGGCAAACGCAGGTGATGCCAAAACAAATTATGAAAATGGAGTACGCCTTTCATTTGCCGACTGGGGAGCAGCAGGTGTTGATGCCTACCTGGCTGATGCAACAAGCAAACCTATCAACTACGTTGACCCAAAAGATAGCAGAAATAATTTCACGCCACTTTCTACCATTACAGTAGCCTGGAATGCAGGAGACACTAATGAGCTGAAACTCGAAAAAATTATCACACAAAAGTACTTAGCTACATTTACCAATACCTTAGAGGCCTGGGTAGATTTTAGAAGGACAGGTTATCCTAAAATTCCACATGTTGCTAAAAATGACAGCAGCCCGGATTGGGGTGTTATTACAGCAGATCAATGGATAAAGCGACTTGTATTTGTGCCTGCCGAAAGAACCGGAAATACTGCTGCTGTTGCAGAAGCCTCGACTTTTTTAAGTTCAGGTAAAGACGACATCGCATCACGCTTATGGTGGGATACCGCCAACGCCAATAATTTTTAA
- the gap gene encoding type I glyceraldehyde-3-phosphate dehydrogenase → MRLAINGFGRIGRTFLRLALAEGFEVVAINDLADARTMAHLFKYDTVHGVFAGSVSAKPDALVINQLSIPVFAIKDANELPWSALRVDLVIDCTGKNLTKPLAEKHITSGAKQVLISAPASEDIPMVVLGVNDQLIDLTSPVLSNASCTTNNIAPMIKILNDNWGVEEGYITTIHSMTGDQNLHDANHKDLRRARAASSSIIPTTTGAAKAITHIFPELDGRLGGAGIRVPVLNGSLTDFTCLLKKKTTIEEINAAFKNAAENEMKGLIEYTEDPIVSVDIIDNPHSCIFDSLLTSIVGDLVKVVGWYDNEFGYSSRLIDVVKKIESLQKG, encoded by the coding sequence ATGAGGCTGGCAATAAATGGTTTTGGTAGAATAGGAAGAACATTTTTACGCTTAGCACTGGCTGAGGGATTTGAAGTAGTGGCCATTAACGACCTGGCAGATGCCAGGACGATGGCTCATTTATTTAAATACGATACTGTTCATGGTGTTTTCGCAGGTAGTGTTTCTGCCAAACCCGATGCATTGGTCATCAATCAGCTTTCTATTCCGGTTTTCGCCATCAAAGATGCCAATGAACTGCCTTGGTCGGCACTTAGAGTAGATCTGGTTATTGATTGTACGGGTAAAAATTTAACCAAACCTTTAGCAGAAAAACACATTACCTCAGGAGCAAAACAGGTGCTGATCTCAGCGCCGGCATCCGAAGATATTCCGATGGTGGTATTAGGTGTAAACGACCAGCTGATTGATTTGACGAGTCCTGTACTGTCAAATGCGAGTTGTACCACTAATAATATTGCCCCGATGATTAAGATTTTGAACGACAACTGGGGTGTTGAAGAAGGTTATATCACCACCATCCATTCGATGACAGGTGATCAGAATCTGCACGATGCCAACCACAAAGATCTGCGCAGGGCAAGGGCTGCCTCATCTTCCATTATTCCAACTACAACAGGGGCAGCAAAAGCCATTACCCATATTTTTCCAGAACTGGATGGCCGTTTAGGTGGAGCAGGAATCAGGGTTCCGGTTTTAAACGGATCCTTGACCGATTTTACCTGTCTGTTAAAGAAAAAGACAACGATCGAAGAAATTAATGCCGCTTTTAAAAACGCAGCAGAAAATGAAATGAAGGGACTTATTGAATATACAGAAGATCCAATTGTATCAGTCGATATTATCGACAACCCACATTCCTGCATATTCGATTCGCTTTTAACTTCTATTGTTGGCGATCTGGTTAAAGTGGTGGGCTGGTACGACAACGAATTTGGTTACAGCAGCCGTTTGATTGATGTGGTAAAGAAAATTGAGTCATTACAAAAAGGTTGA